From a region of the Salinispira pacifica genome:
- a CDS encoding sensor histidine kinase — protein sequence MKSPFLYRPYWAAIIAAVYALFGSLWILFSDRFVEAFAQSAQQLSRLQTLKGWGYVIVTAVLIYFMVQVYVGIIRKIEKEFQAELQEKLTQRSRELNRAQKKLVERKKNLALSELMVGFAHEINTPLGVSVTAISTLRHALASEQVSAGNGPETGLPPQISSLLDLLEGNLQRTVDLVESIRRLGVDSWDPLIQQVRLNRFIPDVVTTRLKDQFAVRAVDEGQIQGIALEDLSWEFSSSATVDVVTDVEVLRFIINCLIDNLFDHGLEQNTAPVGPDGAAAYFTISLSMEREQVCISYRDYGPGVPPEKLNRLVEPFYSIRRKAGNSGMGLSIVYSLVVQVLDGSMSMASPGRQGLEVMIMFPAHKETL from the coding sequence ATGAAATCTCCATTTCTTTATCGGCCTTACTGGGCTGCAATTATTGCTGCAGTGTATGCTTTGTTTGGCAGTCTCTGGATTCTGTTTTCCGACAGGTTTGTGGAAGCGTTTGCCCAAAGTGCCCAACAGCTCAGCCGGCTTCAGACCCTGAAAGGCTGGGGGTATGTGATTGTTACAGCTGTTCTGATTTATTTCATGGTTCAGGTATATGTGGGCATTATCCGGAAGATTGAAAAAGAATTTCAGGCGGAGCTGCAGGAGAAGCTGACCCAGCGAAGCAGGGAGCTGAACCGTGCTCAGAAAAAGCTGGTGGAGCGTAAGAAAAATCTGGCCCTTTCAGAACTGATGGTGGGCTTCGCCCATGAGATTAATACCCCTTTGGGTGTTTCGGTTACCGCGATTTCCACACTGCGGCATGCCCTGGCCTCCGAACAGGTCTCTGCAGGCAACGGGCCGGAAACCGGCCTGCCCCCCCAGATCAGCTCTCTCCTGGATCTGCTGGAGGGAAACCTGCAGCGCACCGTGGATCTGGTGGAGAGCATCCGGCGGCTGGGCGTGGACAGCTGGGATCCCCTTATTCAGCAGGTTCGGCTCAACCGCTTCATTCCGGATGTGGTCACCACACGGCTCAAGGATCAGTTTGCGGTTCGGGCAGTGGATGAAGGACAAATACAGGGGATTGCTCTGGAAGACCTCAGCTGGGAGTTTTCCTCCTCTGCCACCGTTGATGTTGTCACCGATGTTGAGGTGCTTCGCTTTATTATCAACTGTCTGATCGACAACCTGTTTGACCACGGTCTGGAGCAAAATACGGCCCCGGTCGGCCCCGACGGTGCCGCTGCCTACTTTACCATCAGCCTTAGTATGGAGCGTGAACAGGTCTGCATCAGTTACCGGGATTACGGGCCGGGTGTTCCTCCGGAGAAGCTGAACAGACTGGTGGAACCGTTTTACAGTATCAGGCGCAAAGCGGGGAACAGCGGAATGGGACTGAGCATAGTCTACAGTCTTGTGGTACAGGTGTTGGACGGCAGCATGAGCATGGCCTCGCCGGGCAGGCAGGGGCTGGAAGTGATGATTATGTTTCCCGCCCACAAGGAGACGTTATGA
- a CDS encoding DUF134 domain-containing protein, which yields MGRQEKIRSMPAPPRSFRFTAEESPGAEKHAVILRLDEYEAIRLADQNGYNHNEAAEVMGISRPTFNRLLNKARGKMAEFLTSGSSLEISGGKVLFGPNVYCCKSCHRPFVVPENGEYCCPRCLGDNIIAARPECHHDCRCCEEEDRRAGQMFHKA from the coding sequence ATGGGTAGACAGGAAAAGATCCGTTCCATGCCGGCACCTCCCCGGAGTTTCAGGTTCACCGCCGAAGAGAGCCCCGGAGCAGAAAAGCACGCAGTAATTCTCAGACTGGACGAGTACGAAGCCATCCGTCTGGCGGATCAGAACGGATACAACCACAATGAAGCCGCCGAGGTGATGGGAATATCCCGTCCCACATTCAACCGTCTGCTGAATAAAGCCCGGGGGAAAATGGCCGAGTTCCTTACCAGCGGATCAAGTCTGGAAATCAGCGGAGGAAAAGTATTATTCGGGCCCAACGTCTACTGCTGTAAATCATGTCACAGACCCTTTGTAGTACCTGAAAACGGGGAATACTGCTGTCCGCGATGTCTGGGAGATAATATCATCGCAGCACGGCCGGAGTGTCACCACGACTGCCGCTGCTGCGAAGAAGAGGACCGGCGGGCCGGGCAGATGTTCCATAAAGCCTGA
- the ilvD gene encoding dihydroxy-acid dehydratase, with product MGETNNTELEQGKRYSGDMTSGVERTPNRAMLRAIGFQDQDFRKPLIGVASAGAELSPCNIHHDDLAEIVKDEMGSVGLKPMKFNTFVVTDGQAMGHEGMKASLVSRDTIADVIELVVRGHALDGVLGIGGCDKTIPGTVMPMARLNRPAIFCYGGSIKAGRHKGKAIDIVSAFESVGSFSSGTIDEEERYGIECSACPGAGACGGMYTANTMASAVEALGMSLPGSSGIPAVEPEKDKHMRDSVQALAYLVKEHITPRDIMTRKAFENAIRTVMALGGSTNSVLHLLALAREAEVELSIRDFNHFHDTTPMLTDMKPAGRYVMEDLHRAGGVPVVMKILLDEGLLHGDCMTVTGKTLAENLKDVEVNLEGQDVIKAFSEPEKPTGPIAILFGNLAAEGAVLKTCGLKVTNHRGPARVYEGEKEALDAILSGDVVEGDVVVIRYEGPRGGPGMREMLAPTAAIAGRGLAGKVALITDGRFSGGSHGLIVGHVSPEAQNGGAIAAVREGDMIRISLEEKLLEVELSSDELQKRLENWKPRDHGYARGVLAKFARLSSSASEGAVTS from the coding sequence ATGGGCGAAACGAATAACACAGAACTTGAACAAGGGAAACGTTACAGCGGAGACATGACATCCGGGGTTGAACGGACTCCCAACCGGGCAATGCTCAGGGCAATCGGATTCCAGGATCAGGATTTTCGCAAACCCCTTATTGGTGTGGCCAGTGCAGGGGCTGAGCTCAGTCCCTGCAATATTCACCACGATGATCTGGCAGAAATTGTCAAAGATGAGATGGGGTCGGTTGGGTTAAAACCCATGAAGTTCAACACCTTTGTGGTGACCGACGGTCAGGCAATGGGCCATGAGGGAATGAAGGCCAGCCTGGTCTCCCGGGATACCATTGCAGATGTTATCGAGCTGGTGGTCAGGGGACACGCCCTGGACGGAGTCCTGGGTATCGGGGGCTGTGACAAGACCATTCCCGGTACCGTAATGCCCATGGCCCGGCTCAACCGGCCGGCTATCTTCTGCTACGGCGGCAGCATCAAAGCGGGCAGGCATAAGGGGAAGGCCATCGATATTGTGAGCGCATTCGAGTCGGTGGGATCCTTCAGTTCGGGTACCATCGATGAAGAAGAGCGTTACGGCATTGAATGCAGCGCCTGCCCCGGAGCCGGGGCCTGCGGCGGAATGTACACGGCGAACACCATGGCCTCGGCAGTTGAAGCCCTGGGAATGAGTCTCCCGGGCAGTTCCGGTATTCCCGCCGTGGAACCGGAGAAAGACAAACACATGCGGGATTCCGTCCAGGCCCTTGCATATCTTGTAAAGGAACATATTACTCCAAGAGACATCATGACCCGCAAGGCGTTCGAAAATGCCATCCGTACGGTCATGGCCCTGGGAGGCAGCACCAATTCGGTTCTTCATCTGCTGGCACTGGCACGAGAGGCGGAAGTGGAGCTTTCCATACGGGATTTTAATCACTTTCACGATACAACCCCCATGCTCACCGATATGAAACCCGCCGGCCGGTATGTTATGGAGGATCTCCATCGGGCGGGAGGTGTACCGGTGGTAATGAAAATTCTGCTGGATGAAGGCCTTCTTCACGGCGATTGTATGACGGTCACCGGAAAGACACTGGCGGAAAACCTGAAAGATGTTGAAGTGAATCTGGAAGGCCAGGACGTAATCAAAGCATTCTCCGAACCTGAAAAACCCACCGGTCCCATCGCCATCCTGTTCGGTAATCTGGCGGCGGAAGGTGCAGTGCTGAAGACCTGCGGTCTGAAGGTCACCAACCACCGGGGTCCTGCCCGGGTGTATGAAGGGGAAAAGGAAGCTCTTGACGCAATTCTTTCCGGAGACGTGGTTGAAGGGGATGTGGTGGTAATCCGCTATGAAGGCCCCCGGGGCGGACCGGGAATGCGGGAGATGCTGGCCCCCACCGCAGCCATCGCCGGACGGGGTCTGGCGGGAAAAGTCGCCCTGATAACCGACGGACGCTTTTCCGGCGGAAGCCATGGGCTGATTGTGGGACATGTGAGCCCTGAGGCGCAAAACGGCGGAGCAATCGCAGCGGTCAGGGAAGGGGATATGATCCGCATCAGTCTTGAGGAAAAACTTCTCGAGGTTGAACTGAGCAGCGATGAGCTGCAGAAGAGACTGGAAAACTGGAAACCCAGGGATCACGGCTATGCACGGGGTGTGCTGGCGAAATTTGCCCGGCTGAGTTCATCTGCAAGTGAAGGAGCAGTTACCAGTTAG
- a CDS encoding HAAS signaling domain-containing protein: MKENVLRQVDKYFALLRSALPLGNREDIVRELKSNFLDEAEQRFGGNPEENEIRSALAELGPPRKLAAEYAGEPRLMAPPLVSLFRTIMVIILGALTLSFMIVLIIELLQNAYSSAELVRRFFLTLLQIFQAWISGVGVLLLVFIGISTAMKNPSSVLDEDTWDISRIDQVQLGDEIESRVGAYIALGISLAFILVLAVYPGIISFLEELYLLSTLPLDHRVNLEIFPWYVAVFAALWVFQLIHTLYGIRLGRKTLKLRWMESGYFALEAVVMLIMVNHSALWIGGGWRGARIFFLLAFAINVIELLYSLYRLRPNRLSQDQA, from the coding sequence ATGAAAGAGAATGTTTTACGTCAGGTTGATAAATATTTTGCGCTTCTGCGCAGCGCTTTGCCCCTGGGAAACCGGGAGGATATTGTACGGGAACTGAAAAGCAATTTTCTGGATGAGGCGGAGCAGCGCTTCGGCGGCAATCCGGAAGAAAATGAGATCAGGTCGGCACTCGCTGAGTTGGGCCCCCCCAGGAAACTCGCCGCGGAGTATGCCGGAGAGCCCAGGCTGATGGCGCCTCCTCTTGTGAGTCTGTTTCGCACAATCATGGTGATTATTCTGGGTGCTCTGACTCTCAGCTTCATGATTGTTCTGATCATTGAGCTGCTGCAGAACGCATATTCCAGCGCAGAGCTGGTTCGCCGGTTCTTTCTTACTCTGCTGCAGATTTTTCAGGCATGGATCAGCGGGGTGGGAGTTTTGCTTCTGGTGTTTATTGGAATCAGCACGGCGATGAAAAACCCCTCCTCAGTCCTGGACGAAGATACCTGGGATATTTCCCGTATTGATCAGGTACAGCTTGGAGATGAAATAGAAAGCAGAGTAGGAGCCTATATTGCTCTGGGCATCAGTCTTGCATTTATTCTGGTTCTGGCGGTGTATCCGGGAATTATCAGTTTTCTGGAGGAACTGTACCTGCTCAGCACCCTGCCGCTGGATCATCGGGTGAACCTTGAGATCTTCCCCTGGTATGTGGCGGTATTCGCAGCCCTGTGGGTTTTTCAGCTGATACATACCCTGTACGGAATCCGTCTGGGACGCAAGACGTTGAAGCTGCGCTGGATGGAGAGCGGATACTTCGCTCTGGAAGCTGTGGTGATGCTCATCATGGTGAACCATTCAGCCCTCTGGATCGGCGGTGGCTGGAGAGGCGCCCGCATTTTCTTTCTTCTGGCTTTTGCCATCAATGTTATTGAATTGCTGTATTCCCTGTACAGGCTGCGGCCCAACCGGCTGAGTCAGGATCAGGCATAA
- a CDS encoding PadR family transcriptional regulator, producing METGDSRFQNLVQELRRGSLVLAVLHLSDAPSYGYALVERLKQAGIGAEKNTLYPLLRRLEQQGLMESSWDTGEARPRKYYRITDEGRETRQLLKEEWNEMSRSMDRILTEEE from the coding sequence ATGGAAACAGGCGATTCGAGGTTTCAAAACCTGGTTCAGGAACTCCGCCGGGGGTCTCTTGTACTTGCGGTTCTCCATTTGAGTGATGCTCCCAGCTACGGCTATGCCCTGGTGGAGCGTCTGAAGCAGGCTGGAATAGGGGCAGAGAAAAACACCCTCTATCCGCTGCTTCGCCGCCTTGAGCAGCAGGGTCTCATGGAGAGCAGCTGGGATACCGGCGAGGCACGACCCAGGAAGTATTACCGCATTACCGATGAGGGCAGGGAAACACGGCAGCTGCTTAAAGAGGAATGGAATGAGATGTCCCGCAGCATGGACAGGATTCTCACAGAGGAGGAATAG
- a CDS encoding DUF4342 domain-containing protein: MSDPHKFTEEFMVRGSEAVKKVKELIAEGNVRKVIVKNEHDKILFEIPVTAGVAVSGALTLMAPVLAALGAAAALMARVKVEVVRTDDGE, from the coding sequence ATGAGTGATCCGCATAAATTTACCGAGGAATTCATGGTACGGGGCAGCGAAGCAGTCAAGAAAGTCAAAGAGCTGATCGCGGAAGGCAACGTACGGAAGGTGATAGTAAAAAATGAACATGACAAGATTCTATTCGAAATTCCCGTTACCGCCGGAGTCGCGGTGAGCGGTGCCCTGACCCTTATGGCTCCGGTACTTGCAGCCCTTGGAGCGGCGGCGGCCCTCATGGCCCGTGTGAAAGTGGAAGTAGTGAGGACAGATGACGGAGAGTGA